From Phragmites australis chromosome 5, lpPhrAust1.1, whole genome shotgun sequence, a single genomic window includes:
- the LOC133917500 gene encoding protein SMAX1-LIKE 5-like — protein MRTGGYTVHQSLTAEAGAVLKQSLRLARHRGHAQVTPLHVAFTLLSSFEPSSPLFTFFAASRAAPFTPSSSCSYGLLRRACANAHPGAGGGCSLAAVSHPVQCRALELCFNVALNRLPTINAVGSPLSSSSSASSGVSSTSFAASLVQPNPTLSNALVAALKRAQANQRRGCVEVQSQPPLQQQQQQSVQQQPLLTVKVELDQLIVSILDDPSVSRVMREAGFSSAAVKTKLEEESALLLGLGHHHGSLTPTSSSSTTPAAAVPSQFFPEPYSAFPEHSGGCGASWPAAQFLNQPEAESPCKEDDVTAILEVMMRKQGKRTNPVAVGDSVSVAEASVAELMTRLERGDVPEELRGTHVLRLHLSHVHVRLMTRADVDAWVADLRRSVTAGTSAKAGLVIYVGDMRWAVDDDARVQAAGFFSPAEHLATELARMLGEQRAAARGRAWLVAAASYGTYMRCQQRRALEATWVLQPVAVPAGAGAGFGLGLALGPRAAR, from the coding sequence ATGCGGACGGGGGGCTACACGGTGCACCAGTCGCTCACCGCCGAGGCGGGCGCGGTGCTCAAGCAGTCGCTGCGGCTGGCGCGCCACCGCGGCCACGCGCAGGTCACGCCGCTGCACGTCGCCTTCACGCTGCTCAGCTCCTTCGAGCCTTCATCCCCGCTCTTCACCTTCTTCGCCGCGTCCCGGGCCGCCCCCTTCAcgccgtcctcctcctgctcgtACGGCCTCCTGAGGCGCGCCTGCGCCAATGCCCACCCTGGCGCCGGAGGCGGCTGCTCGCTTGCGGCCGTGTCGCACCCGGTGCAGTGCCGGGCGCTGGAGCTCTGCTTCAATGTCGCGCTCAACCGGCTCCCCACGATTAATGCTGTGGGCTCACCGCTCTCGTCGTCGTCTTCGGCTAGCTCAGGTGTCTCTTCGACGTCCTTCGCGGCGTCGCTCGTCCAGCCCAACCCGACGCTGTCCAATGCGCTCGTTGCCGCGCTCAAGCGCGCGCAGGCGAACCAGCGGCGCGGCTGCGTCGAGGTGCAGAGTCAGCCgccgctgcagcagcagcagcagcagagcgtGCAGCAACAACCTCTTCTCACGGTCAAGGTGGAGCTGGATCAGCTCATCGTCTCCATCCTCGATGACCCCAGCGTAAGCCGGGTGATGCGGGAGGCCGGCTTCTCCAGCGCCGCCGTCAAGACCAAACTTGAGGAGGAGAGCGCATTGCTGCTCGGCCTCGGCCACCACCACGGTTCCCTCACCCCTACATCATCGTCCTCCACTACTCCAGCCGCGGCGGTTCCGTCTCAGTTCTTCCCGGAGCCTTACAGTGCCTTCCCTGAGCACTCCGGTGGCTGCGGCGCGTCGTGGCCGGCGGCGCAGTTCTTGAACCAGCCTGAAGCCGAGTCGCCATGCAAGGAGGATGACGTGACGGCGATCTTGGAGGTCATGATGCGGAAGCAGGGGAAACGAACCAACCCCGTCGCCGTCGGCGACTCCGTGTCCGTCGCCGAAGCGTCGGTCGCCGAGCTGATGACGCGGCTGGAGAGAGGCGACGTCCCGGAAGAGCTGCGCGGCACGCACGTCCTCCGGCTCCACCTCTCCCACGTCCACGTCCGGCTCATGACCCGCGCCGACGTGGACGCGTGGGTGGCCGACCTACGCCGCAGCGTCACCGCCGGAACCAGTGCCAAGGCCGGCCTGGTCATCTACGTCGGCGACATGCGCTGGGCCGTGGACGACGACGCCCGCGTCCAGGCAGCAGGGTTCTTCAGCCCCGCTGAGCACTTGGCCACCGAACTCGCGCGCATGCTGGGCGAGCAACGCGCCGCAGCGCGCGGGCGAGCCTGGCTCGTGGCGGCCGCGAGCTACGGGACCTACATGCGGTGCCAGCAGCGGCGGGCGCTGGAGGCGACGTGGGTGCTACAGCCGGTGGCCGtccccgccggcgccggcgcaggaTTCGGCCTCGGTCTGGCACTCGGTCCTCGCGCCGCAAGGTGA